The DNA segment AATCGTGAGCAGTACTGCAACAGCATTAGCTTTGTATCTGTGCTCTAAGAATGTAGGTCTTCAAGGAAGCAAGTCTGGATTTTGAGGCAGTTTATAACAGATACCCACACAATAAGAAATAATCACATCACTGCTGTTACATGGTGTTGGAATTAATACTGCTAGTGTAACTAGCTTCCTGATGGAAAGATTCCGCCAAACTGAAAACCATGCATGCTTCATTCATTAAGAACAAGGAACATACCTTACTTTTTTGCAAAACAACATGCCAAATCAACAAAGGTACTAAGCATGCTACTCCATATAACTCAACACAATTGAAAAAAGCAGCTGgcagaacataaaaaaaaaaaatcatgagtgTGGGACCATCTGGTGAGAAAAATGGAATTCAAAGCAAGTACCCTCTGACTGAAGGCATCCTGAAactatttttcccccctccactGAAAACGGGCCTCTGCTAACCACATATGGACTTGCCTACCTTTCTGACTAAGCACAAAGTGTAGAGGTACATACAATTTTGTCCAAGTCTACATTAACCTCAAGTCCCAAATCAGTTTGAGTGTCCTGTTCTGCTCTGTGCTCGGAAGAGTAACTACAGCCAGTCTCACCAGAGACTGCTCAGGAGAAAATAGCTCCTGGCTGCTTAGTATTAGTCAAAAAAGGGGTGaagagaaaggcaagaaaaaccCCAGGAAGCAACATGGGTAGAAGCCCACAAGTTAACAGTTTctgtcaaaacagaaacagtgatTTATAACTGATTCCATCTGCAAGCTACATCCAATGGgatcttccattttcttcacaggagCTTTAACACCTGTTTCTCTTCAGACAGGTGTGCCATGCATGTGTTTTAAAGACCCACAGAAAAAGATCTGAAATAGAATGTACTGTGGTGTGCTATTTAAGATAGACAGGGTTTTCCACACTCAGGTACCTTGCTATAGATTAcctttttaagctttttctttgttgctggATTGGCCACAACATTCCCCTCAGTTTTTACGGTCACATCATCAGctgtgtcctttttttcttcagtagttACATCAGCTAAATTGGCAACATCTGCATCATCTCCTGCTGAGCTGCCACTTTCtaacagtgctgctgcttcctcctcatcCACTAGCAGCTCATCTTCAGATTCAAGGAGTAAACTCGGCTCATCTTGGTCTGCCTGTTCACTACTTTTAGTGCCCGATGGCTCAGCAGCATCATcttgtttctcctctttcacCTTATCTTCTACACTGCCACTTTCAGGTTTCTGAGTAGCATCTGTTTTAGACTTCTTATCACTTGGAGAATCTTTGCTGTCTGGAGAATATGTTCTctttctgttaagaaaaaagaatacttGCTTGTCAACCTGAACAGAGCCcagaaattactaaaaaaagaaaaaaagaggtaggTTATATTTTTCTAGACAAGCCTGAAAAAGATGGTGTTTTAGTTCAGGAAGGGTGAGGGGAACCTCGAAGGATACCATTCTTCTAATATgcaaaaagctgctgcaaggaggAACTGTCCTTACAAGGTAGGACAACTGCTTGTGGGTTTAAACTGCAGGAAGGCACAGCTACTTAAGGACTGGAAAAGATTTCCTGAGGAGCCTGAAGAGGCTGTGAAAGCGCCACCATTAGAGGAAGAGGGTAGGTAGCATATTAGAAACAGTTAATCTCAGGGCACAACAAACACCACTTTGATCTCAAAGCTTGCCTGACTACTTTTGCATAATTTCTATACTCTGGATACGGTGTTGTCATATTTCCTTTAAACAACATTATGCTTTAGCAATAGGACATTACCTAGTTTTATCCTTTTTCAGCAGTTCAACTCCTTTGTTTGGAATCTAAAAtagaatgaaagaaatttgtAATTCCCAGTAGAGTATTATTTATACAACTGTTGCAGCATTAATTCAGACAAGGCAGCACAATTTAGCCAAGCGCTTCCAATTATGTTAATCCACAGGTACTCTTTCACCATGCCCACCTACCCACCAATTAATAAACTGCTATTATGTTAGCCAGGACCTTACCAGCCTAGAAATCCCACGTCTTTATTCACAGTAACCATCAGTTATTCaatacaaaacaaatggaaCATCCTGCTCCAGAATAATTATACACAATTCCTCTTTTGCTTACGAATCGATACAGCGCTGTGCAGGCAGTGGCACAAATCAGTCTTTGTCTGTGCTCTTCCTTACTATTAGCAGTGGGCTACATGTAAAGCTTTAGCAGACTCACAACATTTATGACTTAACTGAATATGAAATTCCACTTGTATGGCAGTTAACATGGAAAACTGTTCAATGAGTCCGTTAAGTATTTGCATGTGCCACAAAGGGTTCATTTTTTGTGCATAATCATGTGCGATACAGATCTCTTCATACTCCACAACAGAAAGCTTATATTTTTATGAGACAGCTGGACAGTTCAGATTTGTCCTGCTTTTCTACCTACCGTCCTAGTCCGATGGAGAAAAAGTCTTATAATTGCAGAAGTATTAGCCTGGTGTtatgtaaaaaacccaaactcatcAGCTAACCCTTCCCTCCTTGACATGAactgcacaggcagaggtgcagTTACATCTTAAGTTTTGACAAAGCTTATTCTCCAAAATTAAATCGTTAGACTATCTAGGTAGTTGGAGTTAGTGTCCACAACAGGGATCAAAAAGCTTTCTGGTGCTAAACAAAAAAGGTTTTGGATGGCATCCAACACAAGAAACTCATTCTGTTATTAATACTGCATAGTTTAAAAAGGAGTCTGGAAGGAAAATCCTTTCACTTTGTTCTAGGCCTCATAACACCACACTAAGGCTAAGTAATTGCACTTAAGTGGCCAGAAAAAACTAAAGCAAATTCCATTATACAAGCAGCTCTGAATTCTCCATAAGTGATAACTGTCTTTTACTTCACTTTACACCTTCAACTACAATTAACAAACTAAACACACTACTTACCCTTAACACcagtttcttgtatttttcagataaatCCACTTTCACACATCTGCCTTGGAACCAAAGCGCTTTGTTGGCACAATGCTCAACCATAGCTAAAGCATCTTCTCTGGTCTCCATCTCAATGAATGCCTGAAAATATTAACACCTGTTAAAAAGAACTACAAAATACACAACACTTTTGCAGCCAAAGCTATTTAACTTATTAAAACACAACATCTCCAAATGCCGAAACAAAATTGTGGGATTTAGCTATATCCCTCCTGTCCAAAATAGCTGTACAGTTTAAAATTTACCAAAGTGCTCTATACACCTGAGCTTTTCAATCCAGTAATAGTCCCATAGAAAGTTCTGAGATTAAACAGGTATTagaaaaatctgcaaaacaaaTGTCACCATAAAGTAAAATATGATTCCAAATAAAAAGCATCTGGACAATGAAACTCATTTATTTGAAGCTTAATTATCTGGGAATTCCAGGGTAGCTAAGAAACTACCCCAGTGCATCTTACTTTTCAACAGTAGCCcgaaacagaaacacagcaactGCTGGTCTCTAAGCCCTGCTTTGTGAGGCATTCCTCCAAGAAAACAAGCCTAAGTTTGCTgaacaagcttttaaaaacacagctgtGCTAAACTAGCATTGGCAGACTGAAGAAGGGCATTCCTGCATCCAATTCAGACAGCAAGGGATTTTATTCTTCTAGTGAAGTAAGGTCAGGGAGGACTTCCTAGGGGTCATACAATAGATTCTAGCAATCTTTCACTCCACAAGTATGGCATTAGGGGATTCAGACAATTGTCTCTTTGAAGAAACACTGGAATTTCCTTTTTAACTCATGGGAGCAGCAAGCTGGGAcagcaaagctaaaaaaaaaaaaaaaaaagaactaaacaCACACTTATGTATTTATAGGAACCATATACATGCACAAAGCATTCTGCTATTCACATACAATGTACTATTTTCCAACTTCTTTGTTAAGACAGCCAcagcaaaactgctgcttttgtccatttttaagaatgaaaaatgaagggTAAACAAAAACCCTCATGTAATAGTGGAATATATTTGTTAATGTTTcacaggtaatttttttcagccttaaaAAAAGTTCCAAGACTCCTAGAGATTTGCATAACAAAAATGAAGCCTCAATGCTAAATATACCTTCTTcacagctgaggctttttttttttaaagcagctcaCATGACAGTAACATTTCACAGTAAGCTAGACAGAAAAATGCCACCTACATAGACCCCTAATAATTTCTGTATCTATGACAAAGCAGAAAGTCTACAAATGCACCAATTAAAACCACATCACTTCATCTCAGTTAAAAACCCTAGCTTCAAATCTTCACACATACATGTTCCTATCATCAGTTACCTGGCTTTTCATTCTCATGAGTATGTAGTTCTTAATTTTTCCATATGGTTCAGCCAGTTTGAGTACTGCGTTGTCAGAGTATCCCGAGTGAGGTAAATTGCTGAGGTGAATCACACGACCGAGCTCTGGTTTTGGCGGCTCAGTTTTTTGGTCCGGTTTACCCTCGGGTTTCTAAAATTAGAGGGAATgaaattttttaaagtacacacataaaatataaatgtgtaACTGTCCCTTGATTAAGTTGATCCAGCCGAGAAGCACATAAATTAAGAATAACTTAAATGTAATGGGCTTCTAACACTGACTGCTCCAGATTAAAATCAGgcaattttagaaaaagaagtgttttacctttattcttttgtatttctgtgacaAGTGGACTCTGACTGGTTTACCAAACACCAGCGCAGGTGTTGTTGAATAGTATTCTACTGCAGCCTGGGCATCTTCAGTGGTCGACATTTCAATAAATGCCTGAAatcataaaaacaaattaagtgCTACTCCTTCAAAAGttagtatttttgtttaaaaactcaagctattcctttctttcctgtaaaaacaggtgcatgaaatacaaaacctgctttttggTTACAACATTAACTGACCTGCAAAGCTCGGCATTAATTTCACATACTTTATTTAGGTACACAAATAGaactgtttggtttgtttgcatTCCACTTAGATTTGGATTCAGAACATTCAATTGCTTCCTGCTTTTTTCTATGATACTGGCTTTTTCCATGCTTCACATTACAACACTGTGTCATATAAACTAAGACCAACTAcgttttcagagaaaattagAGCAAGAACAGAATTTGCAAGCATAGAGTATTTTTGAGAAAGCTATGAACCACCACCAAGAAGGATTTTTTAACAGTATTTAAGTTGAAATGCAGTACTACAGCATTCCTGGAAAGACACGTACTAGTCACTCCTCCTTTCACACACACGACCTTAGTGATACATCTGTCATCTTGCTTGGTAACAGAGTAAGTCCttttacaaaagttaagcttAGACAATAAGCATAAACATACTAGAAGACACCAAGCAGTGCCAACAGCAGTACTAGAGGGCCTAATCTTACCTCATTGATTTTGTTTAGAATCAGGTGATTTGTAATTATTCCAAACGGTTCAACAAGCTGAAGCAGCTGGTATCTCAAGTTCTTTCCCCTCTGGAAATCCATGATGTGAACAACCCTGCTTGTCTCCTATTGAAGGCAGAGCAAGATAACGGAACGTGAAAGAAAATGTCTATCAGCTAACCTTAAAAAGTCTGTCAAGGCTCTGCTCTACttgtataattttttaaaaaaattttaaatcttcagTAGTAATCAAAACAAGATGCATACGGGAAAGGCACAGAACCTCCAGggattttcagaggaaaatgcCTGCCATGCCAAAGTGCCTTTCTGTATGTCCATGTCACAGTTTCACCACAAGTTTAAATAGGGTCTGTACAGTTTTGGAACAAAGATTTTGTAGAGTACTTGGCACAATGAAACCCCAATCTTATTCCAAAGCTTCAGTATTCACAATCTATTCATTCAAGAAAAAgcttatgaaaacaaaaaaccaaccacacaacgtaaaattgtttaaaaaaaaaagacaagtttttAATACTAACCACTCTGCCCTTTTGCATGTGTCTCGGTCCCTGCATATTTCCATTTCCAGCtcctttaagaaattaaaagaaagaccAAGCTTAGGTCAACCCTTAAGAACAGTATTAACATGTCTTTTCACAAGTTCTTGTAATCCTAAACCAGAATGACATCAATTTTTACAAACTATTTCATTAATCTGAAAAGGCTGTTCATTTATTTCAGAGCTTTTGTAACTTTAGGTCCTCCTTCCTGATCATTCAATTTCAGTTTAACATcagaaaaagctgcatttaCTGCTGTGCAGAAATAGCAGAGAATACGTAAAGCCCACTGAAAATCTCTCCTGGTTTAGAGTACAATTTTTTATAGTAAATATATCACAAGATGTGATATCTCCTTAACTAAGATATACTTTTTACAATTGTGGTTTTAGGTGTAGAAAAAGACTCCCTAGTTTTGGTTCTAAAAAAATCACCAATTCTATCATAATGCCCATCTTACTAGGAAACACCTGAAAAAAGCCTTTCAGATAGTTTGGCTCAAAGTCAAGTTTgagatgttttgaaaaattaacagtactgttttaatgaaataagtAAGAATGCATCAGCTAAAAATTCCTTTGAAGTATCTGAAATACTTCAGGATGTCAGGATGTCTAGGTAAATTAATtagttttgctctttttgtcACTTGAACTACTTAAAAAGTAGGAAGTAACCATTTTGGGCAAGAACCTGATTCTTAGCCTGCCTTACTGGGAAGAGGAGGCTTGCATCATCTACTTCCCATTTCTCAGTTGCTATTCAAATCTACTTGTCAAATTCATTTGGAATTAAGTGGGGGCGGTGGGAAACCACTTCAGACACTGAATTCCTGCAAGTTTCACCAGAAAAACCCTACCAACATGTGACTAATGAGAAGACAGATAAAAAAAttttagacaggaaaaaaaaagtttcagttcCACTGGTCAGAAAAGTGAATGTTTTGTTGTTCTAAACCACTGGTAACATtgaaacaagatt comes from the Falco peregrinus isolate bFalPer1 chromosome 8, bFalPer1.pri, whole genome shotgun sequence genome and includes:
- the MATR3 gene encoding matrin-3 isoform X4; translation: MGDPFMLQQSTNPAPGILGPPPPPFHLGGPPVGPRGAGNGNMQGPRHMQKGRVETSRVVHIMDFQRGKNLRYQLLQLVEPFGIITNHLILNKINEAFIEMSTTEDAQAAVEYYSTTPALVFGKPVRVHLSQKYKRIKKPEGKPDQKTEPPKPELGRVIHLSNLPHSGYSDNAVLKLAEPYGKIKNYILMRMKSQAFIEMETREDALAMVEHCANKALWFQGRCVKVDLSEKYKKLVLRIPNKGVELLKKDKTRKRTYSPDSKDSPSDKKSKTDATQKPESGSVEDKVKEEKQDDAAEPSGTKSSEQADQDEPSLLLESEDELLVDEEEAAALLESGSSAGDDADVANLADVTTEEKKDTADDVTVKTEGNVVANPATKKKLKKRYVGGFPRSMEGFVTLDEVGDEEDSDHQKLRKSGLAVKSAGKNDDSLAEIKVDKIEEPEQENETIENGTKTEDNSKAETVEASDPATAQDTEKNAHENTDTQDEQETKNVQEKSLVPDEFRIGPYQPNVPVGVNYVVPKTGFYCKLCSLFYTNEDVAKKTHCSSLPHYQKLKKILDKMAEDHRQKKEA
- the MATR3 gene encoding matrin-3 isoform X3; this translates as MSGGRAAGRRGAARRGSREIREWNHHINGATHSRRCQLLLEIYPEWNPDSDSGHGMGDPFMLQQSTNPAPGILGPPPPPFHLGGPPVGPRGAGNGNMQGPRHMQKGRVETSRVVHIMDFQRGKNLRYQLLQLVEPFGIITNHLILNKINEAFIEMSTTEDAQAAVEYYSTTPALVFGKPVRVHLSQKYKRIKKPEGKPDQKTEPPKPELGRVIHLSNLPHSGYSDNAVLKLAEPYGKIKNYILMRMKSQAFIEMETREDALAMVEHCANKALWFQGRCVKVDLSEKYKKLVLRIPNKGVELLKKDKTRKRTYSPDSKDSPSDKKSKTDATQKPESGSVEDKVKEEKQDDAAEPSGTKSSEQADQDEPSLLLESEDELLVDEEEAAALLESGSSAGDDADVANLADVTTEEKKDTADDVTVKTEGNVVANPATKKKLKKRYVGGFPRSMEGFVTLDEVGDEEDSDHQKLRKSGLAVKSAGKNDDSLAEIKVDKIEEPEQENETIENGTKTEDNSKAETVEASDPATAQDTEKNAHENTDTQDEQETKNVQEKSLVPDEFRIGPYQPNVPVGVNYVVPKTGFYCKLCSLFYTNEDVAKKTHCSSLPHYQKLKKILDKMAEDHRQKKEA